Proteins co-encoded in one Arachis hypogaea cultivar Tifrunner chromosome 13, arahy.Tifrunner.gnm2.J5K5, whole genome shotgun sequence genomic window:
- the LOC112738014 gene encoding NAC domain-containing protein 75 isoform X1 has protein sequence MNKMDLIDAKLQEEHQLCASSLKQCPACGHKFEGSSGKKAEWEWVGLPAGVKFDPTDQELIEHLEAKVEAKRSHPLIDEFIPTIEGEDGICYTHPEKLPGVTRDGLSRHFFHRPSRAYTTGTRKRRKILQNDEAEAERGETRWHKTGKTRAVMLKGKQKGCKKILVLYTNFGKNRKPQKTNWVMHQYHLGLHEEEKDGELVVSKIFYQTQPRQCSWSSSSSSSSITAVAPPVKTNNDTCPVLGFPPMEHFSSFIPLRKTLHNEQEVGIGGETCTPASHIPSSNPVGVFHHNTSIILDDLISARFMTPPPPPQFHQQHDNKVVGGTSASGLEELIMGCTSTSTTHNITKEASMSNTNPQEAEWLKYSSYWADPQPQPQPHLHGAWLFESQRK, from the exons ATGAATAAGATGGATCTGATAGATGCGAAGCTGCAAGAAGAGCATCAATTGTGTGCATCATCGTTGAAACAGTGCCCCGCTTGTGGACATAAGTTTGAAGGCAGCAGCGGGAAGAAGGCGGAGTGGGAGTGGGTAGGTCTGCCAGCGGGAGTGAAGTTCGATCCAACAGACCAAGAACTGATAGAGCATCTAGAAGCAAAAGTAGAGGCAAAGAGATCGCACCCTTTGATCGATGAGTTCATTCCCACCATTGAAGGAGAAGATGGAATCTGTTACACCCATCCCGAGAAGCTCCCAGGTGTGACGAGGGATGGGTTGAGCAGACACTTCTTTCACAGGCCATCAAGGGCGTACACCACTGGAACACGGAAGAGAAGAAAGATTCTTCAAAACGATGAGGCGGAGGCCGAGAGAGGAGAGACACGGTGGCACAAGACCGGTAAGACAAGGGCCGTTATGCTCAAGGGAAAGCAGAAGGGGTGCAAGAAGATTCTGGTGTTGTACACCAACTTCGGCAAGAACAGGAAGCCCCAGAAGACCAACTGGGTCATGCATCAGTACCACCTCGGACTCCATGAAGAGGAGAAAGACGGGGAGCTCGTCGTCTCTAAGATTTTCTACCAAACTCAGCCGAGGCAATGCAgttggtcttcttcttcttcttcttcttcaattactGCTGTTGCTCCCCCTGTCAAAACTAATAATGACACCTGTCCCGTTCTTGGATTCCCTCCTATGGAACATTTCAGCAGCTTCATCCCTCTCAGAAAAACCCTCCATAATGAG CAGGAAGTTGGAATAGGAGGGGAAACTTGCACACCAGCGTCACATATTCCTTCATCAAATCCTGTTGGAGTCTTCCATCACAACACTTCCATCATCCTTGACGACCTTATCTCCGCTAGATTCAtgactcctcctcctcctcctcagttCCACCAG CAGCATGATAATAAAGTAGTAGGAGGAACCTCTGCTTCTGGTTTAGAGGAACTCATCATGGGCTGCACTTCAACTTCAACCACTCATAATATCACCAAA GAGGCATCAATGTCAAACACAAACCCACAAGAAGCTGAGTGGTTGAAGTACTCTTCTTATTGGGCTGACCCTCAGCCTCAGCCTCAGCCTCATCTTCATGG ggcgTGGCTTTTCGAGTCTCAACGGAAATAA
- the LOC112738014 gene encoding NAC domain-containing protein 75 isoform X2, with amino-acid sequence MNKMDLIDAKLQEEHQLCASSLKQCPACGHKFEGSSGKKAEWEWVGLPAGVKFDPTDQELIEHLEAKVEAKRSHPLIDEFIPTIEGEDGICYTHPEKLPGVTRDGLSRHFFHRPSRAYTTGTRKRRKILQNDEAEAERGETRWHKTGKTRAVMLKGKQKGCKKILVLYTNFGKNRKPQKTNWVMHQYHLGLHEEEKDGELVVSKIFYQTQPRQCSWSSSSSSSSITAVAPPVKTNNDTCPVLGFPPMEHFSSFIPLRKTLHNEEVGIGGETCTPASHIPSSNPVGVFHHNTSIILDDLISARFMTPPPPPQFHQQHDNKVVGGTSASGLEELIMGCTSTSTTHNITKEASMSNTNPQEAEWLKYSSYWADPQPQPQPHLHGAWLFESQRK; translated from the exons ATGAATAAGATGGATCTGATAGATGCGAAGCTGCAAGAAGAGCATCAATTGTGTGCATCATCGTTGAAACAGTGCCCCGCTTGTGGACATAAGTTTGAAGGCAGCAGCGGGAAGAAGGCGGAGTGGGAGTGGGTAGGTCTGCCAGCGGGAGTGAAGTTCGATCCAACAGACCAAGAACTGATAGAGCATCTAGAAGCAAAAGTAGAGGCAAAGAGATCGCACCCTTTGATCGATGAGTTCATTCCCACCATTGAAGGAGAAGATGGAATCTGTTACACCCATCCCGAGAAGCTCCCAGGTGTGACGAGGGATGGGTTGAGCAGACACTTCTTTCACAGGCCATCAAGGGCGTACACCACTGGAACACGGAAGAGAAGAAAGATTCTTCAAAACGATGAGGCGGAGGCCGAGAGAGGAGAGACACGGTGGCACAAGACCGGTAAGACAAGGGCCGTTATGCTCAAGGGAAAGCAGAAGGGGTGCAAGAAGATTCTGGTGTTGTACACCAACTTCGGCAAGAACAGGAAGCCCCAGAAGACCAACTGGGTCATGCATCAGTACCACCTCGGACTCCATGAAGAGGAGAAAGACGGGGAGCTCGTCGTCTCTAAGATTTTCTACCAAACTCAGCCGAGGCAATGCAgttggtcttcttcttcttcttcttcttcaattactGCTGTTGCTCCCCCTGTCAAAACTAATAATGACACCTGTCCCGTTCTTGGATTCCCTCCTATGGAACATTTCAGCAGCTTCATCCCTCTCAGAAAAACCCTCCATAATGAG GAAGTTGGAATAGGAGGGGAAACTTGCACACCAGCGTCACATATTCCTTCATCAAATCCTGTTGGAGTCTTCCATCACAACACTTCCATCATCCTTGACGACCTTATCTCCGCTAGATTCAtgactcctcctcctcctcctcagttCCACCAG CAGCATGATAATAAAGTAGTAGGAGGAACCTCTGCTTCTGGTTTAGAGGAACTCATCATGGGCTGCACTTCAACTTCAACCACTCATAATATCACCAAA GAGGCATCAATGTCAAACACAAACCCACAAGAAGCTGAGTGGTTGAAGTACTCTTCTTATTGGGCTGACCCTCAGCCTCAGCCTCAGCCTCATCTTCATGG ggcgTGGCTTTTCGAGTCTCAACGGAAATAA
- the LOC112738014 gene encoding NAC domain-containing protein 75 isoform X4 — MNKMDLIDAKLQEEHQLCASSLKQCPACGHKFEGSSGKKAEWEWVGLPAGVKFDPTDQELIEHLEAKVEAKRSHPLIDEFIPTIEGEDGICYTHPEKLPGVTRDGLSRHFFHRPSRAYTTGTRKRRKILQNDEAEAERGETRWHKTGKTRAVMLKGKQKGCKKILVLYTNFGKNRKPQKTNWVMHQYHLGLHEEEKDGELVVSKIFYQTQPRQCSWSSSSSSSSITAVAPPVKTNNDTCPVLGFPPMEHFSSFIPLRKTLHNEEVGIGGETCTPASHIPSSNPVGVFHHNTSIILDDLISARFMTPPPPPQFHQHDNKVVGGTSASGLEELIMGCTSTSTTHNITKEASMSNTNPQEAEWLKYSSYWADPQPQPQPHLHGAWLFESQRK, encoded by the exons ATGAATAAGATGGATCTGATAGATGCGAAGCTGCAAGAAGAGCATCAATTGTGTGCATCATCGTTGAAACAGTGCCCCGCTTGTGGACATAAGTTTGAAGGCAGCAGCGGGAAGAAGGCGGAGTGGGAGTGGGTAGGTCTGCCAGCGGGAGTGAAGTTCGATCCAACAGACCAAGAACTGATAGAGCATCTAGAAGCAAAAGTAGAGGCAAAGAGATCGCACCCTTTGATCGATGAGTTCATTCCCACCATTGAAGGAGAAGATGGAATCTGTTACACCCATCCCGAGAAGCTCCCAGGTGTGACGAGGGATGGGTTGAGCAGACACTTCTTTCACAGGCCATCAAGGGCGTACACCACTGGAACACGGAAGAGAAGAAAGATTCTTCAAAACGATGAGGCGGAGGCCGAGAGAGGAGAGACACGGTGGCACAAGACCGGTAAGACAAGGGCCGTTATGCTCAAGGGAAAGCAGAAGGGGTGCAAGAAGATTCTGGTGTTGTACACCAACTTCGGCAAGAACAGGAAGCCCCAGAAGACCAACTGGGTCATGCATCAGTACCACCTCGGACTCCATGAAGAGGAGAAAGACGGGGAGCTCGTCGTCTCTAAGATTTTCTACCAAACTCAGCCGAGGCAATGCAgttggtcttcttcttcttcttcttcttcaattactGCTGTTGCTCCCCCTGTCAAAACTAATAATGACACCTGTCCCGTTCTTGGATTCCCTCCTATGGAACATTTCAGCAGCTTCATCCCTCTCAGAAAAACCCTCCATAATGAG GAAGTTGGAATAGGAGGGGAAACTTGCACACCAGCGTCACATATTCCTTCATCAAATCCTGTTGGAGTCTTCCATCACAACACTTCCATCATCCTTGACGACCTTATCTCCGCTAGATTCAtgactcctcctcctcctcctcagttCCACCAG CATGATAATAAAGTAGTAGGAGGAACCTCTGCTTCTGGTTTAGAGGAACTCATCATGGGCTGCACTTCAACTTCAACCACTCATAATATCACCAAA GAGGCATCAATGTCAAACACAAACCCACAAGAAGCTGAGTGGTTGAAGTACTCTTCTTATTGGGCTGACCCTCAGCCTCAGCCTCAGCCTCATCTTCATGG ggcgTGGCTTTTCGAGTCTCAACGGAAATAA
- the LOC112738014 gene encoding NAC domain-containing protein 75 isoform X5 has protein sequence MNKMDLIDAKLQEEHQLCASSLKQCPACGHKFEGSSGKKAEWEWVGLPAGVKFDPTDQELIEHLEAKVEAKRSHPLIDEFIPTIEGEDGICYTHPEKLPGVTRDGLSRHFFHRPSRAYTTGTRKRRKILQNDEAEAERGETRWHKTGKTRAVMLKGKQKGCKKILVLYTNFGKNRKPQKTNWVMHQYHLGLHEEEKDGELVVSKIFYQTQPRQCSWSSSSSSSSITAVAPPVKTNNDTCPVLGFPPMEHFSSFIPLRKTLHNEEVGIGGETCTPASHIPSSNPVGVFHHNTSIILDDLISARFMTPPPPPQFHQHDNKVVGGTSASGLEELIMGCTSTSTTHNITKEASMSNTNPQEAEWLKYSSYWADPQPQPQPHLHG, from the exons ATGAATAAGATGGATCTGATAGATGCGAAGCTGCAAGAAGAGCATCAATTGTGTGCATCATCGTTGAAACAGTGCCCCGCTTGTGGACATAAGTTTGAAGGCAGCAGCGGGAAGAAGGCGGAGTGGGAGTGGGTAGGTCTGCCAGCGGGAGTGAAGTTCGATCCAACAGACCAAGAACTGATAGAGCATCTAGAAGCAAAAGTAGAGGCAAAGAGATCGCACCCTTTGATCGATGAGTTCATTCCCACCATTGAAGGAGAAGATGGAATCTGTTACACCCATCCCGAGAAGCTCCCAGGTGTGACGAGGGATGGGTTGAGCAGACACTTCTTTCACAGGCCATCAAGGGCGTACACCACTGGAACACGGAAGAGAAGAAAGATTCTTCAAAACGATGAGGCGGAGGCCGAGAGAGGAGAGACACGGTGGCACAAGACCGGTAAGACAAGGGCCGTTATGCTCAAGGGAAAGCAGAAGGGGTGCAAGAAGATTCTGGTGTTGTACACCAACTTCGGCAAGAACAGGAAGCCCCAGAAGACCAACTGGGTCATGCATCAGTACCACCTCGGACTCCATGAAGAGGAGAAAGACGGGGAGCTCGTCGTCTCTAAGATTTTCTACCAAACTCAGCCGAGGCAATGCAgttggtcttcttcttcttcttcttcttcaattactGCTGTTGCTCCCCCTGTCAAAACTAATAATGACACCTGTCCCGTTCTTGGATTCCCTCCTATGGAACATTTCAGCAGCTTCATCCCTCTCAGAAAAACCCTCCATAATGAG GAAGTTGGAATAGGAGGGGAAACTTGCACACCAGCGTCACATATTCCTTCATCAAATCCTGTTGGAGTCTTCCATCACAACACTTCCATCATCCTTGACGACCTTATCTCCGCTAGATTCAtgactcctcctcctcctcctcagttCCACCAG CATGATAATAAAGTAGTAGGAGGAACCTCTGCTTCTGGTTTAGAGGAACTCATCATGGGCTGCACTTCAACTTCAACCACTCATAATATCACCAAA GAGGCATCAATGTCAAACACAAACCCACAAGAAGCTGAGTGGTTGAAGTACTCTTCTTATTGGGCTGACCCTCAGCCTCAGCCTCAGCCTCATCTTCATGGGTAA
- the LOC112738014 gene encoding NAC domain-containing protein 75 isoform X3 — MNKMDLIDAKLQEEHQLCASSLKQCPACGHKFEGSSGKKAEWEWVGLPAGVKFDPTDQELIEHLEAKVEAKRSHPLIDEFIPTIEGEDGICYTHPEKLPGVTRDGLSRHFFHRPSRAYTTGTRKRRKILQNDEAEAERGETRWHKTGKTRAVMLKGKQKGCKKILVLYTNFGKNRKPQKTNWVMHQYHLGLHEEEKDGELVVSKIFYQTQPRQCSWSSSSSSSSITAVAPPVKTNNDTCPVLGFPPMEHFSSFIPLRKTLHNEQEVGIGGETCTPASHIPSSNPVGVFHHNTSIILDDLISARFMTPPPPPQFHQHDNKVVGGTSASGLEELIMGCTSTSTTHNITKEASMSNTNPQEAEWLKYSSYWADPQPQPQPHLHGAWLFESQRK, encoded by the exons ATGAATAAGATGGATCTGATAGATGCGAAGCTGCAAGAAGAGCATCAATTGTGTGCATCATCGTTGAAACAGTGCCCCGCTTGTGGACATAAGTTTGAAGGCAGCAGCGGGAAGAAGGCGGAGTGGGAGTGGGTAGGTCTGCCAGCGGGAGTGAAGTTCGATCCAACAGACCAAGAACTGATAGAGCATCTAGAAGCAAAAGTAGAGGCAAAGAGATCGCACCCTTTGATCGATGAGTTCATTCCCACCATTGAAGGAGAAGATGGAATCTGTTACACCCATCCCGAGAAGCTCCCAGGTGTGACGAGGGATGGGTTGAGCAGACACTTCTTTCACAGGCCATCAAGGGCGTACACCACTGGAACACGGAAGAGAAGAAAGATTCTTCAAAACGATGAGGCGGAGGCCGAGAGAGGAGAGACACGGTGGCACAAGACCGGTAAGACAAGGGCCGTTATGCTCAAGGGAAAGCAGAAGGGGTGCAAGAAGATTCTGGTGTTGTACACCAACTTCGGCAAGAACAGGAAGCCCCAGAAGACCAACTGGGTCATGCATCAGTACCACCTCGGACTCCATGAAGAGGAGAAAGACGGGGAGCTCGTCGTCTCTAAGATTTTCTACCAAACTCAGCCGAGGCAATGCAgttggtcttcttcttcttcttcttcttcaattactGCTGTTGCTCCCCCTGTCAAAACTAATAATGACACCTGTCCCGTTCTTGGATTCCCTCCTATGGAACATTTCAGCAGCTTCATCCCTCTCAGAAAAACCCTCCATAATGAG CAGGAAGTTGGAATAGGAGGGGAAACTTGCACACCAGCGTCACATATTCCTTCATCAAATCCTGTTGGAGTCTTCCATCACAACACTTCCATCATCCTTGACGACCTTATCTCCGCTAGATTCAtgactcctcctcctcctcctcagttCCACCAG CATGATAATAAAGTAGTAGGAGGAACCTCTGCTTCTGGTTTAGAGGAACTCATCATGGGCTGCACTTCAACTTCAACCACTCATAATATCACCAAA GAGGCATCAATGTCAAACACAAACCCACAAGAAGCTGAGTGGTTGAAGTACTCTTCTTATTGGGCTGACCCTCAGCCTCAGCCTCAGCCTCATCTTCATGG ggcgTGGCTTTTCGAGTCTCAACGGAAATAA